Within Cherax quadricarinatus isolate ZL_2023a unplaced genomic scaffold, ASM3850222v1 Contig3208, whole genome shotgun sequence, the genomic segment gtgcccccacgtctcagcaggagccaggtgagtgcccgcacgtctcagcaggagccaggtgagtgcccatacgtctcagcaggagccaggtgagtgcccgcacgtctcagcaggagccaggtgagtgcccgcacgtctcagcaggagccaggtgagtgcccacacgtctcagcaggagccaggtgagtgcccgcacgtctcagcaggagccaggtgagtgcccacacgtctcagcaggagccaggtgagtgcccgcacgtctcagcaggagccaggtgagtgcccatacgtctcagcaggagccaggtgagtgcccacacgtctCAGCAGGAGCCAGGTGAGTGCCCGCACGTCTCAGCAGGAGCCAGGTGAGTGCCCGCACGTCTCAGCAGGAGCCAGGTGAGTGCCCATATGTCTCAGCAGGAGCCAGGTGAGTGGCCGCACGTCTCAGCaagagccaggtgagtgcccacacgtctcagcaggagccaggtgagtgcccacacgtctcagcaggagccaggtgagtgcccgcacgtctcagcaagagccaggtgagtgcccgcacgtctcagcaagagccaggtgagtgcccacacgtctCAGCAGGAGCCAGGTGAGTGCCCGCACGTCTCAGCAGGAGCCAGGTGAGTGCCCTCACGTCTCAGCACGAGCCAGGTGAGTGCCCGCACGTCTCAGCaagagccaggtgagtgcccacacgtctcagcaggagtcaggtgagtgcccgcacgtctcagcaagagccaggtgagtgcccgcacgtctcagcaagagccaggtgagtgcccacacgtctcagcaggagtcaggtgagtgcccacacgtctcagcaggagtcaggtgagtgcccacacgtctcagcaggagtcaggtgagtgcccgcacgtctcagcaagagccaggtgagtgcccacacgtctcagcaagagccaggtgagtgcccacacgtctcagcaggagtcaggtgagtgcccgcacgtctcagcaagagccaggtgagtgcccgcacgtctcagcaagagccaggtgagtgcccacacgtctcagcaggagtcaggtgagtgcccgcacgtctcagcaagagccaggtgagtgcccgcacgtctcagcaagagccaggtgagtgcccacacgtctcagcaggagtcaggtgagtgcccacacgtctcagcaggagtcaggtgagtgcccacacgtctcagcaggagtcaggtgagtgcccgcacgtctcagcaagagccaggtgagtgcccacacgtctcagcaagagccaggtgagtgcccacacgtctcagcaggagtcaggtgagtgcccacacgtctcagcaagagccaggtgagtgcccacacgtctcagcaagagccaggtgagtgcccacacgtctcagcaggagtcaggtgagtgcccgcacgtctcagcaagagccaggtgagtgcccacacgtctcagcaagagccaggtgagtgcccacacgtctcagcaggagtcaggtgagtgcccgcacgtctcagcaagagccaggtgagtgcccacacgtctcagcaagagccaggtgagtgcccacacgtctcagcaagagtcaggtgagtgcccgcacgtctcagcaagagccaggtgagtgcccacacgtctcagcaagagccaggtgagtgcccacacgtctcagcaggagtcaggtgagtgcccgcacgtctcagcaagagccaggtgagtgcccacacgtctcagcaggagtcaggtgagtgcccgcacgtctcagcaagagccaggtgagtgcccacacgtctcagcaagagccaggtgagtgcccacacgtctcagcaggagtcaggtgagtgcccgcacgtctcagcaagagccaggtgagtgcccacacgtctcagcaagagccaggtgagtgcccacacgtctcagcaggagtcaggtgagtgcccacacgtctcagcaggagtcaggtgagtgcccgcacgtctcagcaggagtcaggtgagtgcccgcacgtctcagcaggagccaggtgagtgcccgcacgtctcagcaggagccaggtgagtgcccgcacgtctcagcaggagccaggtgagtgcccgcacgtctcagcaggagccaggtgagtgcccgcacgtctcagcaggagccaggtgagtgcccgcacgtctcagcaggagccaggtgagtgcccgcacgtctcagcaggagccaggtgagtgcccgcacgtctcagcaagagccaggtgagtgcccacacgtctcagcaggagtcaggtgagtgcccgcacgtctcagcaagagccaggtgagtgcccacacgtctcagcaggagccaggtgagtgcccacacgtctcagcaagagccaggtgagtgcccgcacgtctcagcaagagccaggtgagtgcccacacgtctcagcaggagtcaggtgagtgcccacacgtctcagcaggagtcaggtgagtgcccgcacgtctcagcaagagccaggtgagtgcccacacgtctcagcaggagtcaggtgagtgcccgcacgtctcagcaagagccaggtgagtgcccacacgtctcagcaggagccaggtgagtgcccacacgtctcagcaagagccaggtgagtgcccgcacgtctcagcaagagccaggtgagtgcccacacgtctcagcaagagccaggtgagtgcccacacgtcCCACAGGAGCCGGGTGAGTGCCCGCACGTctcagcaggagtcaggtgagtgcccacacgtctcagcaggagtcaggtgagtgcccacacgtcCCACAGGAGCCGGGTGAGTGCCCGCACGTctcagcaggagtcaggtgagtgcccacacgtctcagcaggagtcaggtgagtgcccacacgtcCCACAGGAGCCGggtgagtgcccacacgtctcagcaagagccaggtgagtgcccacacgtctcagcaggagtcaggtgagtgcccacacgtctcagcaagagccaggtgagtgcccacacgtctcagcaggagtcaggtgagtgcccacacgtctcagcaggagtcaggtgagtgcccgcacgtctcagcaggagtcaggtgagtgcccacacgtcccacaggagtcaggtgagtgcccacacgtctcagcaagagccaggtgagtgcccacacgtctcagcaggagtcaggtgagggcccgcacgtctcagcaggagccaggtgagtgcccgcacgtctcagcaagagccaggtgagtgcccacacgtctcagcaggagtcaggtgagtgcccgcacgtctcagcaggagtcaggtgagtgcccgcacgtctcagcaagagccaggtgagtgcccgcacgtctcagcaggagtcaggtgagtgcccgcacgtctcagcaggagacaggtgagtgcccgcacgtctcagcaagagccaggtgagtgcccacacgtctcagcaggagtcaggtgagtgcccacacgtctcagcaggagccaggtgagtgcccgcacgtctcagcaagagccaggtgagtgcccacacgtctcagcaagagccaggtgagtgcccacacgtctcagcaggagtcaggtgagtgcccgcacgtctcagcaggagtcaggtgagtgcccgcacgtctcagcaagagccaggtgagtgcccgcacgtctcagcaggagttaggtgagtgcccgcacgtctcagcaggagtcaggtgagtgcccgcacgtctcagcaagagccaggtgagtgcccacacgtctcagcaggagtcaggtgagtgcccgcacgtctcagcaagagccaggtgagtgcccacacgtctcagcaagagccaggtgagtgcccacacgtctcagcaggagtcaggtgagtgcccacacgtctcagcaagagccaggtgagtgcccgcacgtctcagcaggagtcaggtgagtgcccgcacgtctcagcaagagccaggtgagtgcccgcacgtctcagcaggagtcaggtgagtgcccgcacgtctcagcaggagtcaggtgagtgcccgcacgtctcagcaagagccaggtgagtgcccacacgtctcagcaggagtcaggtgagtgcccacacgtctcagcatgagccaggtgagtgcccgcacgtctcagcaagagccaggtgagtgcccacacgtctcagcaagagccaggtgagtgcccgcacgtctcagcaagagccaggtgagtgcccacacgtctcagcaagagccaggtgagtgcccgcacgtctcagcaagagccaggtgagtgcccgcacgtctcagcaggagtcaggtgagtgcccgcacgtctcagcaggagtcaggtgagtgcccacacgtctcagcaagagccaggtgagtgcccgcacgtctcagcaggagtcaggtgagtgcCCGCACGGCCCACAGGAGCCTGGTGAGTGCCCACACGTCCCACAGGAGCCGGGTGAGTGCCCACACGTCCAACAGGAGCCGGGTGAGTGCCCACACGTCCCACAGGAGCCGGGTGAGTGCCCACACGTCCAACAGGAGCCGGGTGAGTGCCCACACGTCCAACAGGAGCCGGGTGAGTGCCCACACGTCCCACAGGAGCCGGGTGAGTGCCCACACGTCCAACAGGAGTcaggtgagtgcccacacgtcCCACAGGAGCCGggtgagtgcccacacgtctcagtaagagccaggtgagtgcccacacgtctcagcaggagtcaggtgagtgcccacacgtccaacaggagtcaggtgagtgcccacacgtcCCACAGGAGCCGggtgagtgcccacacgtctcagcaagagccaggtgagtgcccacacgtctcagcaggagtcaggtgagtgcccacacgtccaacaggagtcaggtgagtgcccacacgtccaacaggagtcaggtgagtgcccacacgtccaacaggagtcaggtgagtgcccacacgtctcagcaggagtcaggtgagtgcccacacgtctcagcaggagccaggtgagtgcccacacgtcccacaggagccaggtgagtgcccacacgtctcagcaggagccaggtgagtgcccacacgtcCCACAGGAGCCGGGTGTTATCGCCTCACTATGAACAGATTACTTGACACGTGTCATTCGTGTCTCTGGCCAGAAAAAAATTACTTAAAAAAACATCAGCAATATTACATTCACGGGAGAACGTTAAATCCGcaggggttatacagcacctagGGGTAAGTGGGAGAAACACTTAGAAAACATATAGGCTAGTTTCTTTACATCCCTGATCCCTCTGCCCACCTAGCATTAAAAATATACAtctgtgttagccgactgttgtgggtcgcttcCTGGGGACGGGGAGTGGTAAGTGTTAAAACTCCAGTCCTGGCAGATCATATCCTGTGAAAGAGAGCACTCtagccataataataataataataataataataataataataataatctaggtagtaggttggtaaacagcaaccgcccagggaggtactaccgtcctgccaagcgagtgtacaacgaaaacctgtaattgttttacatgatggtaggattgctggtgtcttttgtctgtcttgctacttctacttgcacttaggtcacactacacatacatgtacaagcatatatatatatatatatatatatatatatatatatatatatatatacacccctctgggcattctattttctttctagttcttgttcttgtttatttcctcttatctccatggggaagtgaaacagaattcttcctctgtaagccatgcgtgttgtaagaggcgactaaaatgccgggagcagggggctggtaaccccttctcccgtataaattactaaatttaagagaaactttcgtttatctttttgggccaccctgccttggtgggatacggccggtgtgttgaaagaaagaaagaataataacaatatcCATTTCtacaactacatgtacaaggtatacagtcctagctgacatcaatgacatactactatacagaaagccgcttgttatgcagagcattattattattattaaagattcaccggtattctcccggcccgggccttttccaagtggtggcccggccatgcagagcatttcggacaaattaggttagttttgtcccgggatgcgacccacaccagtcgactaacacccaggtatccattttagtgatgggtgaacatggacaaccggtgtaaggaaacacgcccaatgtttcaaacctttccgggaatcgaaccaggacCCCTCACCAGGTGAAGCGAGACCTCTAGCACCAGACCACTGGCCACCTAGAAAATTCTAGTAGAGCATTCCAGTCACATGTTAGAAAACTCTAGTACCTACTGGAAATATTCCAGCGTGAGTTTAAAAAGGTTCCCGCGTACCTAATGACCTCAATTAAAAAAAATCCTCCACCAAACAGTCCTTAAATTCCTTTGCTAGTTTTCTTATACATTCATGTAAATTAGTTTCTTAACGATCTTAGCCAACCACAAAATTAAACATTActaattttatatttttaatttaaccTACGCTTTTCTACATTTACGTACAGCTCGCTGGAAGATCAGTTACAAAAGTTAACGTCGTGTGTTTGTCGTTGTAGGTGACCAACACGGAAAGGAAGATGACACTACCTATCTCAGTGCTATCGTTCGTATTGCTGGCAGTCACAGCTCTGGTGCTCACAATCAACAACCACAATCTCAAGAAGACTTCTGATGTCAAGACCAGTGACGCCCAGACACTGCTTTCCGAGAGGTCAGAGATAAAAAATAATCAGTAGTAAATGTTTGTCACATGATTTTGTTGCCAACAACCGTAAATAGAGACCATAAAACAAGATGAAGACTGTATTTCAGACCCATAGTGCGAGGCAGAAATATACAGCAATAATATGTAGTATTAACTACATGTTGGCTAGTTTGCCTTATTGATTATAATGATCAATGTTTATTACACTTTCTGTATCATCTTTACATCGTTAATCtgtttacgtatatatatatatatatatatatatatatatatatatatatatatatatatatatatatatatatatatataagtcctttctaaaattttatcttatacgtttaaaaatatatatttttattgatgttaaaaattaataattttgtaccaaaagaaccttagaaaacttacctgacattattataacaagcacaatttaatttagcttaatccaacttaatatattttaaataagtttataataatttaataataaaaacaatatttttttttcgttaggttcagaatgatttttttgcgaaattaatgcatacacaaattttcgcttgctttattcggcaagaagagtgttgctatttaaaccaaaatagcaagttttacctattcggcacgacatatatatatatatattgcacacaTTTTTCTGTTATAATTTGTTAATCGATATATCCACTCGTCGCTGCCTGGAACTCTCTCAAACACTCGTTTAATTAAGTACATGAGGAATTATTTAAGAGGTCTACCTTGTGTGAGTTGTCAAATTCATGAGTTGTATTAGGCACAGTAATAACAGACGGGTAATTGTAGAATGGACGGTatgatccaaggaaagagagggTAATTCTAATTCCATGTACGGAGAAAGGCTTCTATATAACTCGTTCATGACTATTTCCTGTGCACACCGTTGACGCTGCTTGTTCGTGGTGTGAGCGTTGCTTAGTTGCATGGAATTTATTCAGTCGAAGGCCTTGGTCTCAAGATTTTCTTATTTGCGTAGAACTTAATCTACAGAAGGACTAAACATTTTCTTAGTTGTGTAGAATTAAATCTATCGAGGGTGTTGGTTCGAAGTTTTCTTAGTTGCTCAGAATTTAATCTATCGAAGAACTCGGTCTGAACATTTGCCGAATTGTGTTAAATTTAACCTGTCGAAGGCCTTGGTGTGAACATTTCCTTGTGTCGAAGATTACTATTATTTTCACAgttctgactcaagaaatcgtaatgacacgattgcaaacaaaccatacccccggccgggatcgaacccgcggtcatagagtctcaaaactccagcccgtcccgttagccactagaccagctagccacaataagattcatccaactagtggctaacgcgacgggctggagttttgagactctatgaccgcgggttcgatcccggccgggggtatggtttattttcaCAGTTAACTGCTAAAATCGTAAGGGCCACAAAACGTTTGGAGAAGAGGATGGAATAAAATTTCGCCTAACAAAAAGGCAGCATcggtttcttggatcaagagccatacACCGGCATCAAGACAACCCTTTCCCTCTTGAAGGGTTAGTCGTGTAGAATTTAATCGAAGGTCTTGGTCTGAACATTTCCTTAGTTGTGGAGAGTGTAATCTATCGGTGTCTACCCAACATGACTATAAAAATCTCTCTTTCATTTGTCCAGTCTATCACATATTTATCTAAGATAGACCAAATATTTATTAATATCAATGTCTGACACATTTCTAACACGAGCTGCTATCACTGTAGCATATGTTGCAGTCACTACATGTGTCACTAACAGCTTTCTTGATTACCTACAGTTACAGTAATAATTTACCCAGGGAGAAAATGTCAATTTTTATATGATGTATAATACAAAACCACAATAGAGTGGCTGAAACAATTAATAAAAAAACACAGTGAGGCGcctttataacgacgtttcggtccctcctggaccGTGATCCAGCCGTGACATGACAGTGGTCCAGCACCGACCGCAATGTCGTCATAAGGTTCGTCTCGTCTGTCCTTAGCAAAAAATGTGCTGGCCTTCCAGATCAGTGTAGATACTTTCCGAATTTTCGTTTTCTCCCCGTGCCACTCGCTGACAGTGCCACTCCCACACACGGCGCCATTACCCTTCTGATGTTAAAATAACTACCAGTGCACCACAGATTACCGCACTAACTTCGAGTAcacacatacagagagagagaactgaaGGAGTGTAAAGCTCTTCTGGACCGGACCAAAATCCTCATGACCCAGGCAGAGGAAGCCAAGATTAAGGTGAGACAATCACTGGTGCCAAGTACTGCATGACACACAGGTTTATCgcttccccataattataataatagtgaaAAAGCGTTAAACTCTTGGGATCATACAGCTATTAAATTTTGATGAGAAAAAAGCAATGATCTTGTGACTATAACCCAGGACTGACTGTAGCGTTATTTTAAGTATCCTCTCAAAATTTTGGGTTAGATGTGAATATTTAATGCATGTGGAACATATGTTGTTCTGATAAACTAATAACCAATAATGAAATGTTTGTGTGGCAGGAAGAGAAGAAGAACCGCGAGGATATGAAAGAAGCGGAGAAATTCCAGAAGATAATGGAGGCGAAGAAGGTAAGTTTGTGAACTCAGTGCCTCAGCTCTGAGTTAGAGAGTTGAACTAGAAACTAATGATACATATGTCTCTTCTATACCGTCTGTAAGACATAACCAAATATTGtgtcaaggttaggttaggtaagattcgtcaggaaacaggacaagtgtttcctgacgagggtctgtcatacaatgacccgccactggagcttttggttatctgaaccaggccttccactggcttaccggatcacccgtttaaaaattaaggttataattataaaatACTGTGTCAAGATTAAATTAGTTTAATTTATTGGGCGATACGATTTTGTCAAATTTGTAACCCGGAGAGTGTAAAACCTTTCGATTGCACGAGAATCATTAAAGTTACAAGCAATCTGTTCACTACCAGTCAGGGATATTTTAATCCCCTAGACAGAGATTAAAGTGaacctcagtgtatgtacacctctcTGCATATACACGTCTCGATGTATATGCCCTTGTGCTCGTGTCAGGGTCAATTCGAACTTAGAATGTTTCAATCAGTCAGAGCTAGTGAGACTGACTTCCAGACCTGGGTGTAGGTAAAAAGTCAACTAATCTGGAATTCAACTCCTCACTCTGCTTGGTTGAACGTTAAAACTGGTAGTTTATCCTCAGTATAGGCGTAGGGCTCCAACACCTATAACGGCAGTAAGTTACTGGGCTACTGGCTGACTGTGGAGAGACAGCAGAATGTGTGGCTGCGTGATTTATAGCTAATAAAAGTACTATATGCATGCCAGAGCAACTGCTGGCTTATCGGCACTATGTACCCGAGGTTAAACATCCACTGTGCTACCGAAGCTAGGTTTTCCACATTTAAAAATATGTATCACATTTTTACGTCGTGTAGCTTTCAAAAAACACATGTGATACCACACACCCCGTTATGGTTGCTCCCCTAACTCAAAACAGCTTTCATACTTTTTAAGGTGTACTTTTGTTTCCTTCAGATGAATGACACGACAATAGCCACTCTGAAGAAGCACCTTGAGAAAGTCCAGCAGGAAGAGAAAAACTTGACGGTTAAACTGAAAGCTGCTCAGAATGCTTTGAAAAATATGCCCAAGAAAGACGTCAAGGCAGCATAGATTATTAAATAAGACAAAGCATAAGCAGATACGTAATAAGGAAGCAAAACACAAGCAGATCACCAGCAGAGGAGCCACAGGATAAAGTACAGGCAAATATGCTAAAAGCATCTCTACAGTCATTTTCACAGACCCCGGTTCGAATCTCCGAGAAGCTGTGGATTGGTACAAGCGCCTAACACATTTTCATAGTTCAATTTTAGTGATTTTTACAGGTCTTAGATGAAGAATTTACAAAACGAACAAAATATATACCTATAAATATATGAAAACTGTAAAATAAATGACTAGCACTTTAAGTCGTGCGTTTAGTCCTTTCTACACAAAGTTTTCACCGTCCCagcgttagtggtggtggtagtgaccttTCATTATCACAGTTCCTTTGACCAGTAGCTCTTTCAGTGACAGGCCCATAACACGAACtggaaaccatgttggctgtgtAGCCAATAAATATTCCGTAGATTTAATATTCTCAGCTTAAGGAAAGACATTCGCGCTGTTCAATCTTATTCACTTTTTTCATTATATGGGAAGAGATTTGTGGGCTGATCGAGGCCAGTTCTAGTCCAACTTGGTGGTAACTGCGAGTTTTTCCAGGCACTTGAAGCTAGCGTGTGAAGAATTTCGTTAATGTTTGGAGTACAAAAACATTATGTACAGGAATCCGTACTGAGCGACTTTAGTAATAACGAGTAGGTAAGTAAGAAAGTTTAGGGATTACATGTATATAATTGGTAGCTTGCATACGATCGATAGGTTGATAATCATTTTTAATGCTTGTTGCAATTAAATTTGTAAATCGTCGTGGGAGAGCAGTGGTCAGGCTTTCTTAAGGAAAAAAATCGGATCAACACTCAAACCGGCATCAGGAATCGGGTGAACACCTGTGACAAGATTCTTGTTTCCCAGAATGGTCTATTTTCATATGTGGTACAAAAGTGCATTTGCAGGCATTGGCGAGTCAGAAAATTCAAACATGAAGTGAGAAATGCGTAGGAGCTAtcttgtgaataaaaattaaccATAAATCTCcctgaacaacaataacaacttctACAATAAATACTGCTGATGTGTCTAGTCACAATCTCCTATCCTACCTGATGAGTACCATTAGGATGTCAACCCCAATATTAACGGAGTATGGTTTAGCGAAACCTCCATGTAGACAGAGGGTACAAGTGGTACAATTCTCATTCTGCTTAAAATGGAGGATGGCAAGTCAAAACTAGGGCCAGGAAGTTTCATACACCTCTGGTTACCACTCCTGGGTCTGCAGCCAACCATCAAATAGCTGATCTGATGGTCCACAAAATGGTCCACCAGATGGCCACCCGATGTTCCACAGCGACCCAACTCTCCAACTTCCCTTCGGGTGGGCGACTCCACCACACGGTAATTGAAACCAACGCTATAAAAAGAACTAAATATTAATTCTCTTCTCTTTAAGAAGCCAGTTTTACTGAACAGGCAAATATATCAACTATTAAGAGGTGAAGAAGTTAAGAAGACGTaaagtcttcaagtatcttctgcttctatcaactttaatgtactcgactgaagaagcctactgtgtaggcgaaacgtttcgcctacctgATTGATAGCTAATTACATACCTGCTTAATTATTTGTTGCTATCTGGCATATCTAG encodes:
- the LOC138851984 gene encoding uncharacterized protein — translated: MTLPISVLSFVLLAVTALVLTINNHNLKKTSDVKTSDAQTLLSERERELKECKALLDRTKILMTQAEEAKIKEEKKNREDMKEAEKFQKIMEAKKMNDTTIATLKKHLEKVQQEEKNLTVKLKAAQNALKNMPKKDVKAA